A single region of the Thermoanaerobacterium aotearoense genome encodes:
- a CDS encoding ABC transporter ATP-binding protein, producing MAKNTVKQDEDLRRMSNFVILKRLFSYLGKYKLKVFVVIMFLIFEMAVSLVNPVLMKTAIDKNIRNGDINGLFVIGILMVSLNFLSMMASRTRIVKMASVTNDILLNIRHELYSHIQKLSFSFFDSRPVGKILARVIGDVNSLQDLFNNSVTNFIPQILTVICVGAMMFYLNSKLALASMILLPMLVVGLFSIETLSRRRWQEFRRKRSTFNAYTHEDFSGIKVVQEFANEDKTSSVFFKLVKDMMDSFIKAVRLNDLFWPMVDASYGIGAVILYYFSAKFMGYGVTIGTIIAFTMYIGMFWRPILDISNFYNSLVMSFASAERIFEIMDIEPDIVDMKNAIKMPKIKGNVEFKNVTFGYEDGSVVLDDVSFKVNAGETIALVGPTGAGKTTIVNLISRFYDPSKGAVLIDGKDIKHVELESLRSQMGIMLQDTFLFSATIKENIRYGKLDATDEEIIAAAKAVNAHEFIMKMEKGYDTEVNERGSRLSVGQRQLISFARALLANPRILILDEATSNIDTQTERLVQKGIKRLLSGRTSFVIAHRLSTIRDADRIMVVDGGRIVETGTHDELMNLRGLYYDLYMSQYKFLSEGA from the coding sequence ATGGCTAAAAATACGGTGAAGCAAGACGAAGACTTAAGGCGAATGTCAAATTTCGTCATATTGAAAAGGCTATTTAGTTACCTTGGCAAATATAAATTAAAGGTATTTGTAGTGATAATGTTTTTAATATTTGAGATGGCTGTAAGCTTGGTAAATCCAGTTCTTATGAAGACAGCAATCGATAAAAACATACGAAATGGCGATATAAACGGATTGTTTGTCATCGGGATTTTGATGGTGTCATTAAATTTTTTATCAATGATGGCATCAAGAACCAGGATAGTAAAGATGGCTTCTGTCACAAATGACATACTTTTAAATATAAGGCATGAACTTTATAGCCACATACAGAAGCTTTCGTTTTCGTTTTTTGACTCGAGGCCAGTAGGCAAAATCTTAGCAAGGGTTATAGGAGATGTGAATTCACTGCAGGATTTGTTTAACAACAGCGTTACAAATTTTATACCACAGATTCTTACAGTAATATGCGTTGGTGCCATGATGTTTTATTTAAACAGCAAATTGGCTTTAGCATCTATGATTTTGTTGCCGATGCTTGTGGTTGGGCTTTTTTCAATAGAGACTTTGTCAAGAAGAAGATGGCAGGAATTTAGAAGAAAGAGGTCTACGTTTAATGCTTACACACATGAAGATTTTTCAGGGATAAAAGTTGTGCAGGAGTTTGCAAATGAAGACAAGACTTCTTCAGTGTTCTTTAAGCTTGTCAAGGATATGATGGACAGCTTCATTAAAGCTGTAAGACTTAATGACCTTTTTTGGCCTATGGTTGACGCGTCTTATGGAATTGGAGCTGTAATACTTTATTATTTTAGTGCGAAGTTTATGGGATACGGCGTCACAATCGGGACAATAATAGCATTTACCATGTATATAGGCATGTTCTGGAGGCCGATCCTCGACATAAGCAATTTTTACAATAGCTTAGTAATGTCTTTCGCATCTGCAGAGAGAATATTTGAGATAATGGACATTGAGCCAGATATTGTAGACATGAAAAATGCCATTAAGATGCCTAAGATAAAAGGGAATGTTGAGTTTAAAAATGTCACATTTGGCTATGAAGATGGCAGTGTTGTATTAGATGATGTAAGCTTTAAAGTGAATGCTGGGGAGACTATTGCGCTTGTAGGACCTACTGGTGCAGGAAAGACTACGATTGTAAATCTCATAAGCCGTTTTTACGATCCATCTAAAGGTGCTGTCTTGATAGATGGCAAAGACATAAAGCATGTGGAGCTGGAGTCACTGAGAAGCCAGATGGGCATAATGCTGCAGGATACGTTTCTGTTTTCGGCTACAATAAAGGAAAATATAAGGTACGGTAAGCTTGATGCTACAGACGAGGAAATCATAGCTGCGGCAAAAGCCGTAAATGCTCATGAGTTTATAATGAAGATGGAAAAAGGATACGACACAGAGGTAAACGAGAGGGGCTCAAGGCTTTCTGTGGGACAAAGACAGTTAATATCATTTGCAAGAGCGCTTTTGGCAAATCCTCGCATATTGATTTTGGATGAAGCCACATCTAACATAGATACACAGACGGAAAGGCTCGTGCAAAAAGGCATAAAAAGACTTCTTTCGGGAAGAACGTCTTTTGTCATAGCTCACAGGCTTTCTACCATTAGGGATGCCGATAGGATAATGGTGGTAGATGGAGGAAGGATTGTCGAGACAGGCACACACGATGAGCTTATGAATCTTAGAGGCCTTTATTATGACCTCTACATGTCACAGTACAAATTTTTAAGTGAAGGAGCTTAA
- a CDS encoding sigma-70 family RNA polymerase sigma factor — MPKLLTKEEEKNLFERLRNGDESAKDVLVECNIRLVDKVAAGFLKSGVEFDDLVQEGLIGLLTAIDKFDHTKGYKFSTYATWYIQQSMRRYIGNYGKIIRLPIHINEKINRILKARYLIEQKKGSLATTEEISRLTGYTEEEIEGYLSYATDVISLNQYVNDERVDAELINFIQDDTIDVEEMAIEKEIKKEIRKILDSLPERERMILKMRFGFGCNLKTLTEIGNIFGLTRERIRQIQNNTIKELRHNRKVKERLREIIT; from the coding sequence ATGCCAAAATTATTGACAAAAGAAGAGGAAAAAAATTTATTTGAAAGGCTTAGAAATGGAGATGAAAGCGCTAAAGATGTATTGGTGGAATGCAACATAAGGCTTGTTGACAAAGTTGCTGCTGGCTTTTTAAAGTCTGGCGTGGAGTTTGATGACCTTGTTCAAGAAGGATTGATAGGCCTTCTTACAGCGATAGACAAGTTTGACCACACCAAAGGTTACAAATTTTCTACTTATGCTACTTGGTATATACAGCAAAGCATGAGAAGATATATAGGCAATTACGGCAAAATCATTAGGCTTCCAATCCATATAAATGAAAAAATAAACCGAATATTGAAAGCGCGGTATTTGATAGAGCAGAAAAAAGGAAGTCTTGCTACAACAGAGGAAATATCCAGATTGACAGGATATACTGAAGAAGAGATAGAAGGTTATCTGTCATACGCTACAGATGTCATAAGTCTAAATCAATACGTCAATGATGAAAGAGTCGATGCAGAGCTTATAAATTTTATACAAGACGATACAATTGATGTAGAGGAGATGGCCATAGAAAAAGAGATTAAAAAAGAAATCAGAAAGATTTTAGATAGTCTTCCAGAGAGGGAAAGAATGATACTTAAAATGCGATTTGGCTTTGGCTGCAATTTAAAGACACTGACGGAGATCGGAAATATCTTTGGACTGACTCGAGAGCGAATACGCCAGATACAGAACAATACCATAAAAGAATTAAGGCACAATCGGAAAGTGAAAGAGAGATTGAGAGAGATTATCACATAA
- a CDS encoding efflux RND transporter periplasmic adaptor subunit encodes MNKKVIIITSIILVVAAGATYYFTKSKATPTSARTSYVEATKGNISMTVDGTGNLDTDKRVITLKGSGTVKKVYFKVGDKVKAGDLLYQIQDDDLNSQLNDALISLEIAQQQLQNDTKSYNDTISKQNIVSPYSGIVDSIDVKVGQVVNSGTTVATVSDYSTATIKVPFNGSQIGSIHNGQTADVYLYNSFATVEGTVTDVSTQAIPVNGASYYYVTVTLSNAGALTDGASAQVTIHTSNGDIRAIENGTLSVKNTNVVTSQIQGTVASINVKEGQKINAGALIATITTTVDDSTIKKDQLNLQQAQNNYNNILSEVNNLNIYAPIDGIIISQNINEGDQLSNSNSSASTSSSSSSSSNTASSSSSSNSNTGSSTSISNLSSVYNQADTAVIVSNSGYSIDVPIDETDISKIKIGQKANITTDDLQGQTFEGTVTEISSVPTIQNNVASYDVTVSLPYTDKLKLGQSMNVSIVVAQKENTLLLPIEAVQTNGNSKYVILYDESNSNSNGKNMKNIRQVTTGIYNDKYIEILSGLSEGDKVVVPTATSTSSTNSSSKSNQGGGFGALGGVGVPPMH; translated from the coding sequence ATGAATAAAAAGGTAATAATTATAACCAGCATTATTTTGGTAGTTGCAGCAGGCGCTACTTACTACTTTACAAAAAGCAAAGCCACGCCTACATCGGCCAGAACTTCCTATGTAGAGGCCACAAAAGGCAACATTTCGATGACGGTTGATGGAACAGGAAACCTTGATACAGACAAGAGAGTGATTACACTGAAAGGAAGTGGGACAGTCAAGAAAGTTTATTTTAAAGTAGGCGATAAAGTAAAAGCAGGCGATCTTCTTTATCAAATACAGGATGATGATCTTAATTCACAGTTAAATGATGCGTTGATTAGTTTGGAAATAGCACAACAGCAGCTTCAAAATGATACAAAATCATACAATGATACGATATCAAAGCAAAACATAGTATCTCCATACTCAGGCATTGTAGACAGCATCGACGTAAAAGTAGGGCAGGTTGTAAATTCTGGCACCACAGTGGCAACTGTCAGCGATTATTCTACTGCTACTATAAAAGTGCCGTTTAACGGTTCTCAGATAGGCAGTATTCATAATGGACAGACAGCAGATGTCTATTTGTACAATTCATTTGCAACAGTAGAAGGGACTGTGACAGATGTTTCAACCCAAGCAATACCTGTCAATGGTGCATCATATTACTATGTCACTGTAACTTTATCAAATGCTGGTGCATTGACGGACGGTGCTTCAGCACAGGTGACGATACATACGAGTAATGGTGATATAAGGGCTATTGAAAATGGCACATTAAGTGTCAAGAACACAAATGTAGTAACATCTCAAATTCAAGGAACGGTTGCATCGATAAATGTGAAGGAAGGGCAGAAGATTAATGCAGGTGCATTGATTGCTACGATAACTACAACAGTAGATGATTCTACTATTAAGAAAGATCAGCTTAATCTGCAACAAGCACAAAATAACTACAATAACATTTTAAGCGAAGTTAACAATTTGAATATTTATGCGCCTATTGACGGAATAATTATCTCACAGAATATAAATGAAGGAGATCAGCTTTCTAACTCAAATTCTTCTGCGTCAACATCTTCAAGCAGTAGCAGTAGTTCTAATACGGCATCTTCAAGTAGTAGCTCTAATTCTAATACTGGCAGCAGCACGTCTATAAGCAATCTTTCATCTGTCTACAACCAAGCCGATACTGCGGTTATAGTAAGCAACAGCGGTTATTCAATAGATGTTCCAATAGATGAAACCGATATAAGCAAAATCAAAATAGGGCAGAAAGCCAATATTACAACAGACGATTTGCAAGGCCAAACATTTGAAGGAACTGTGACGGAAATATCATCGGTGCCTACAATACAAAATAATGTAGCATCTTATGATGTTACTGTATCACTGCCGTATACAGACAAGTTGAAGTTAGGTCAAAGCATGAATGTATCTATTGTAGTGGCACAAAAAGAAAACACATTGTTGCTTCCGATAGAAGCAGTTCAGACAAATGGAAATAGCAAATATGTGATATTGTATGATGAAAGTAATTCAAATAGCAATGGGAAAAATATGAAAAATATAAGGCAAGTAACAACTGGCATATACAATGACAAATATATTGAAATTTTAAGCGGATTGAGTGAAGGAGATAAAGTCGTTGTACCAACAGCGACAAGTACCAGCAGTACAAACTCCAGTAGTAAAAGTAATCAAGGTGGGGGATTTGGAGCTTTAGGTGGAGTAGGAGTGCCTCCTATGCACTAA